A stretch of DNA from Mucilaginibacter daejeonensis:
AACTTCTCTCTCCACTCGTTAGCTTCATCGACCAGGTCGTCAGGGATAGGCACTTCGGTAAAGGTCATACCTTTATCGTGCTCATTCCAAACCACACCACGGAAGTTGATCAGATCCACAACACCTTTAAAGCCATCTTCAGCACCGATAGGGATCTGCAGTGGAACAGCGTGGCTGCCCAGCATATCACGTACTTGCTTAACAACTTTCAAGAAATCGGCACCTGAACGGTCCATTTTATTTACGAAACCGATACGTGGTACGTTGTAGTTATTAGCTAAACGCCAGTTGGTCTCTGATTGAGGCTCAACACCGTCAACAGCCGAGAACAGGAACACCAGGCCGTCCAACACACGTAAAGAACGGTTAACCTCAACGGTGAAGTCAACGTGTCCTGGAGTATCGATAACGTTCACCTGGTATTTGTTACCACGGTAGTTCCAGAATACAGTAGTAGCAGCCGAAGTGATGGTGATACCACGCTCCTGCTCCTGGGCCATCCAGTCCATGGTAGCAGCACCTTCGTGCACCTCACCTATTTTGTGGCTTACACCAGCATAGTAAAGGATACGCTCGGTAGTGGTGGTCTTACCGGCATCAATGTGGGCGGCAATACCAATGTTTCTTGTGTATTTAAGATCTCTTGACATATCTTGTTTTTATTTAAGCTAAAATGGCTATTGAGGTATTAAGATAAGATGAACTTTGCGTGCACTTATAACTTAATAACTCAATAACCTTTATAACTATATTTTTATTAGAAACGGAAGTGTGAGAACGCTTTGTTGGCTTCAGCCATTTTGTGCGTATCTTCTTTTTTCTTCACAGCGGCACCTTCACCTTTTGAAGCTGAGATGATCTCGCCAGCCAATTTCTCCATCATGGTCTTTTCACCACGACGACGAGCATAGCTGATCAGCCATTTCATACCCAAAGCGATCTTACGCTCAGGACGAACCTCGGTAGGTACCTGGAAGTTAGCACCACCCACACGACGAGATTTAACCTCTACGGCAGGCATAACGTTGTTCAATGCTTTTTTCCAAGTTTCCAGACCATTTTCGCTGGTCTTTTTCTCGATAATATCAACTGCGTTGTAGAAAATACCGTATGCGGTAGATTTTTTACCATCATACATCATATTGTTCACAAAGCGGGTCACCATCACGTCGTTAAAACGAGGATCAGGAAGAAGGATGCGTTTTTTCGGTTTCGACTTTCTCATTTTGTACTATCCTCCTTTAATTATTTCTTTTTGCCTTTTGTAGGTGCAGCAGCTGCCTGACCTGGTTTAGGACGTTTGGTACCATATTTAGAACGACGTTGGTTACGACCGTTAACACCTGAGGTATCCAGTGCACCACGGATGATGTGGTAACGAACACCTGGAAGGTCTTTAACACGACCGCCACGGATCAACACGATAGAGTGCTCTTGCAAGTTGTGACCTTCACCAGGGATGTAGGCATTCACCTCTTTACCGTTGGTAAGGCGCACACGGGCAACTTTACGCATTGCTGAGTTTGGTTTCTTAGGGGTAGTGGTGTATACACGGGTACACACGCCTCTTCGCTGTGGACAGCTGTCCAACGCTGGGGATTTACTCTTATCCTCCAGAGCTACTCTACCTTTTCTAACTAATTGCTGAATAGTAGGCATTCTTCCTTTTTTTCTGTTACTTTTTACAACCCGGTTTTCGGGACTGCAAAAGTAGATATTTATTTGTTGATCATCAAGGGGTTGACAAAAATATATTTCAGAGTTAACTCGCACAACTGTAATGTTATACCCTTTAATAAGGCATACGATATCAGCTCCTGCTATCGCCTACTCATATCAGCCATGCCGAGCCCAGGCTTACAGGTCCAAAAAGTTCAGCAGATACCTACCTCAACAACAAAAAAGCTGCGCCGGTATGATCCCGACGCAGCCCCTACTACTTACTCAACATTAACACTTATGCTTTTTGAGCCTTATGGTGGCGGAAGCCTCTTTTACCATGCTGACTTTTCATAAGCTCTTTCATCTGCGCTTTTTGCTGATCATTGAGCGTTGCTACAAAGGCTTTGCGATCGGCCCTGGCTTTTTCGCGGTTATCAGCAAGGGTCTTTTTTTGCTCATCGGTAAAGGTGGCGGCCAGTTTGGCATGGCGCTCTTTAGGTGCTAAGCTTTTATCTTTAATGATCGCTTTTTGATCGGCTGTGAGGCTGGCATGAAATGCTTTGCGGGCCTCTTTATGCTTTTCCTGGTTAGCCTTCAGGGTAGCTTGTTGTTCAGGGCTAAGCACGGCCTTTAGCTTTTGATGGGCCTCTTTACGAGCCAAACGGGCGCTGTCGTTCTTAACTTTGGTCTGCGCGTTGGCACCTATGGCCAATGCACTCACCATCAGGGTGGTTAAGGCTATTGATCTTACTAACTTTTTCATTTTGCTCTATCTGTTTATTTGTAGAGATAGAGTGTTGCCGGATCAAATGGTTTAAGTAACAAATATGTAACAGCCGTTATAGATGACCACACAGGCTAACGGGTATCCATGGTAAAGTTGCTTACGCAGGTACCAAAACCGATCAGTACGGCCAGGAAGCCGCCTAAAAGCCAGGCCCACCTGCTGGTAACGGCGCCAATGATGCCGCAGATCACAAAATGTGCGATCGATATGATGAACGCCACAAAGCCGCCGCTGCTTCCATCAACCAGCAGACATAAGCCGGTGTAAGCGGCAAAAGCCAGCAGGTTATAGCCCAATATGGCCGCGTCCGATGGTTTTTTCGGTTTAATTTCTCGCTCTGGTCTCATCATACAGGTATCTCGTTACGGAGTGTTTCTAAATAAGCTGCTTTATCGTCACGGTAGAACAGGTTCATGGTCTCGAACGGAATAATGTTCAGATCTTTGTTCACAATGTGGACGCACGATTTTTTGATGGCCCGCACGTCAAAGTTCTGTGCATCTATAAAGTTCATGATAATAACGCGGAACAAGTTATCGTAGCTCAAGCCGGGTGCATCGATGTTGGGTAAACAACACATGATCGAGGTCAGGTGTTCCTGTGCCTTATCTACCGAGTTACCGGTGCTGAACATGTGCAGCAGGTGTTCCTTTAATACCTCATCCTGCTCATATACGATCGTGTTGCGCGAATTGTCGAGCAGGTCATTAGGGTCTATCATTCGAGTTAGCGGGAACACGCAGTCGCCCAATTTAAGCGCGTAACCCATCACCAGCGCATCGGGGTTGCAGGGAACGGGCAACAGATCTTGTGCGGTAAAAATGCCGGTCTGTTCCAAAATGGCGGTGCGCACCTCGGTCATGGTATAACGGTCGGTGGCCGGTTCAAAGTTCTCTAACCGCCCGGCTTGCTGCGTGGGCTGAAAAGTGACCCCTCTTACACAGCGTTGTTTCAAGGCATACTCGGTTATGGCGCCTATCTCGTCGGTGTTCAGTCCTTTTTGCAGGGTGACCACCAGCGTGGTCGATAGGTTGTATTTGTTCAGATTC
This window harbors:
- a CDS encoding radical SAM protein — translated: MPERPYIYYDFTISICSTCLRRVDAKIVFEDDKVYMHKNCRHHGFEKVLIATDVEYYKSCRNYAKRSEMPLKFNTATHYGCPYDCGLCRDHEQHSCLTVVEVTDRCNLSCPTCYAMSSPHYGRHRTLDEIEQMLDVVVANEGEPDVVQISGGEPTVHPHFFEILDIAKRKPIKHLMVNTNGIRIAKDEEFVKRLATYMPDFEIYLQFDSFKREVLEQMRGEDLREVRRKAIENLNKYNLSTTLVVTLQKGLNTDEIGAITEYALKQRCVRGVTFQPTQQAGRLENFEPATDRYTMTEVRTAILEQTGIFTAQDLLPVPCNPDALVMGYALKLGDCVFPLTRMIDPNDLLDNSRNTIVYEQDEVLKEHLLHMFSTGNSVDKAQEHLTSIMCCLPNIDAPGLSYDNLFRVIIMNFIDAQNFDVRAIKKSCVHIVNKDLNIIPFETMNLFYRDDKAAYLETLRNEIPV
- the rpsL gene encoding 30S ribosomal protein S12, which codes for MPTIQQLVRKGRVALEDKSKSPALDSCPQRRGVCTRVYTTTPKKPNSAMRKVARVRLTNGKEVNAYIPGEGHNLQEHSIVLIRGGRVKDLPGVRYHIIRGALDTSGVNGRNQRRSKYGTKRPKPGQAAAAPTKGKKK
- the rpsG gene encoding 30S ribosomal protein S7, which translates into the protein MRKSKPKKRILLPDPRFNDVMVTRFVNNMMYDGKKSTAYGIFYNAVDIIEKKTSENGLETWKKALNNVMPAVEVKSRRVGGANFQVPTEVRPERKIALGMKWLISYARRRGEKTMMEKLAGEIISASKGEGAAVKKKEDTHKMAEANKAFSHFRF